One genomic window of Fusarium verticillioides 7600 chromosome 2, whole genome shotgun sequence includes the following:
- a CDS encoding mitochondrial import inner membrane translocase subunit tim-17 (At least one base has a quality score < 10), translating into MDHGRDPCPWVILNDFGGAFCMGAIGGTIWHGIKGFRNSPYGERRIGAITAIKMRAPVLGGNFGVWGGLFSTFDCAVKGVRQKEDPYNAIIAGFFTGGSLAIRGGYKAARNGAIGCAVLLAVIEGVGIGFSKMLAGSTKLEAPQPPPQEATL; encoded by the exons ATGGATCACGGACGAGACCCCTGTCCTTGGGTCATTCTCAATGACTTTGGTGGTGCCTTTTGTATGGGC GCTATTGGCGGTACTATCTGGCACGGAATCAAGGGCTTCCGTAACTCTCCCTATGGCGAGCGACGCATTGGCGCCATCACAGCCATCAAGATGCGCGCCCCAGTTCTCGGTGGTAACTTTGGTGTCTGGGGTGGCCTCTTCTCAACGTTCGACTGCGCTGTGAAGGGTGTTCGCCAGAAGGAGGATCCTTACAACGCCATTATTGCTGGTTTCTTCACTGGTGGTTCTCTCGCTATTCGAGGTGGCTACAAGGCCGCCCGAAACGGTGCCATCGGCtgtgctgttcttcttgccgtCATCGAGGGTGTCGGTATTGGTTTCTCCAAGATGCTTGCTGGTAGCACCAAGTTagaagctcctcagcctccaccCCAGGAGGCTACTCTGTGA
- a CDS encoding L-asparaginase (At least one base has a quality score < 10), with amino-acid sequence MEYRVQEQTTPRLKPRLVIHGGAGNIQRDTYPPEQFRAYRKALIDIITRTDQYMRSHEVVSEKSSKKLPSALVVATYAVRLLENNPLFNSGHGAVFTRDGVIELEASVMVSRGYKKRGVGVMGLRHVKNPILLARAMLEHGEDDLEANPRGVNSGDLDVPSAQGHTQLYGKAAEQLAQQYGLELVDPSYFFTQRRWDEHIRALDREKKGQGQATWSATEYLPQGTCGAVALDQDGVICAATSTGGLTNKLTGRIGDTPTIGSGFWAEEWTEDGDPTGSSTWDRLKNDMTESGPSLVLSDVLGGTLADCFPTPVMYTPLKLRGKRVLTTRSIGGSGTGNGDSFLRTNALRTLAAMARWKPESGSKAVTHIAGPGGELERSAGDRWRRDR; translated from the exons atggagtACAGAGTTCAAGaacaaacaacaccaagactaAAGCCTCGTCTGGTCATTCACGGAGGCGCAGGTAATATCCAGCGCGATACGTACCCGCCGGAACAGTTCCGGGCTTATCGTAAAGCTCTTATTGATATT ATCACCAGAACGGACCAGTACATGAGAAGTCATGAGGTAGTCTCAGAGAAGTCATCCAAGAAGCTCCCTTCAGCTTTAGTTGTCGCAACCTATGCAGTCCGTCTTCTGGAGAACAATCCCCTATTCAACAGTGGACACGGCGCCGTGTTCACTCGCGATGGAGTTATTGAACTAGAGGCCTCAGTCATGGTATCTCGTGGTTATAAGAAGCGAGGTGTCGGTGTCATGGGTCTCCGCCATGTGAAGAATCCCATCCTCCTAGCCCGGGCAATGCTGGAACATGGTGAAGACGATCTGGAGGCGAATCCTCGAGGAGTCAACTCAGGCGATCTTGATGTCCCATCCGCACAGGGACATACACAGCTCTATGGAAAGGCCGCCGAGCAACTCGCGCAACAGTACGGACTAGAACTTGTCGACCCTAGTTACTTCTTCACCCAACGTCGTTGGGATGAGCATATCAGGGCTCTTGatagagagaagaaaggtcAGGGGCAAGCAACCTGGAGTGCGACTGAGTATCTACCTCAAGGGACATGCGGAGCAGTAGcgcttgatcaagatggtgTTATCTGCGCCGCAACCAGTACAGGAGGTTTGACTAACAAACTCACTGGTCGGATTGGTGACACGCCTACAATTGGGTCAGGCTTCTGGGCAGAGGAATGGACCGAGGACGGTGATCCGACCGGGTCGTCCACGTGGGATCGCTTGAAGAATGACATGACCGAGTCGGGCCCCTCACTGGTGCTCAGCGACGTCCTGGGAGGAACATTGGCAGACTGTTTTCCGACTCCTGTGATGTATACTCCCCTCAAGCTCAGAGGTAAACGAGTCTTAACCACGAGATCCATTGGTGGCTCTGGAACTGGCAACGGCGATTCCTTCCTGAGGACAAATGCGCTACGAACCCTTGCAGCTATGGCGAGGTGGAAACCAGAGTCAGGTTCCAAGGCTGTAACCCATATTGCAGGCCCAGGCGGAGAGCTGGAAAGAAGTGCGGGTGATAGATGGCGCCGGGACAGGTGA
- a CDS encoding serine/threonine protein kinase, translating to MQKLDHRHVVKLVATYAPRTHELCLLIWPAAVCNLSTLLEDLEYLRMGEGDREDILERLDTLDIKDLSAIEQSSEDQLLHSTTKCPLEFLRNTIGCIARALAYCHQNDVRHLDIKPSNILLKADRVYLADFGVSRDVSGQDQTMTEGVPGTERWRAPELYANNGSSMQLSDIYSLGLVFLNVATVLYNVRLAEFDEALRYPSRNTQEEQLREREQKLNAHLEKLTSHALVTPPFMFTYEGQETVRPRPVVNLIARMITPNPKNRLHAYKIDDKLSMLGGIHQIYHGECCKRPISWVEDKWDKKLTALTSLRKENDRLKQKVAELEGRDRTYESRVQREVDEHKQAVVMLQEKLKDMEDRCHTLEADNAKRRSSTSKPPSKMAMPRPYRSSTTNLEYGPGLESSPKSKSTPVTPAARPSFQPWSRSYQRLPPEQRASPLQRQAVSPRPPNDITPRGSIEFPTSRSPSFTNISGYTLRSRGSGSKLPLPVTPSRSETPNLNRDQSLTDSSMSSSVFSRHSIETNPTPLQSSPALDRNPLPMDSAKGPQWGQLSRQPDQPDARAVTPEPRPAPSESSSPAFSMPFSTMSSPRTLRSDLASIDGDQTRRPSVPSLQSLKSWAEVANEGKKTLKMITRPRAHSNRSNRQLEAESVSEHVS from the coding sequence ATGCAGAAACTCGACCATCGCCATGTCGTCAAATTGGTTGCCACATACGCACCTCGAACCCACGAATTATGCCTGCTCATCTGGCCTGCTGCCGTCTGTAATTTGAGCACTCTCCTCGAAGACTTGGAATACCTACGCatgggagaaggagatcgtGAAGATATCCTCGAGAGGCTAGATACCTTAGACATCAAGGATTTAAGTGCCATAGAGCAATCATCTGAagaccagcttcttcactcaacaacaaaatgcCCACTCGAATTCTTGCGCAATACAATAGGTTGCATTGCCCGCGCATTGGCCTATTGCCACCAGAATGATGTAAGgcatctcgacatcaagcCATCTAATATACTGCTCAAGGCAGACCGAGTCTACCTTGCTGATTTTGGCGTCTCGAGAGATGTTAGTGGACAGGATCAAACTATGACAGAGGGAGTACCGGGGACTGAGAGATGGCGAGCCCCCGAATTGTATGCCAACAACGGTTCCAGCATGCAGTTGTCAGATATCTACTCACTTGGTTTAGTGTTTCTAAATGTTGCAACCGTTCTGTATAATGTTCGGTTAGCCGAGTTTGACGAAGCGTTAAGATACCCATCTAGGAATACTCAGGAAGAACAGCTTCGTGAGCGAGAGCAAAAGCTGAATGCTCATTTGGAAAAGCTTACCTCTCATGCCTTGGTCACTCCCCCTTTTATGTTTACCTACGAGGGCCAAGAAACAGTTCGTCCCCGGCCAGTTGTCAACTTGATTGCTCGAATGATCACGCCAAACCCCAAAAACCGATTACACGCATACAAAATTGATGACAAACTTTCCATGCTCGGAGGAATTCATCAAATTTATCATGGAGAGTGTTGTAAAAGGCCAATCTCGTGGGTCGAAGACAAGTgggacaagaagctcacgGCATTGACGAGCCTTCGGAAAGAAAACGATCGCTTGAAACAAAAGGTTGCTGAGCTCGAAGGACGAGACAGAACATACGAGTCTCGAGTCCAGCGCGAGGTTGATGAACATAAACAGGCTGTGGTCATGCTTCAAGAGAAGCTAAAGGATATGGAGGATAGGTGTCATACGTTAGAGGCAGATAATGCCAAAAGGAGGAGTAGCACGAGTAAGCCTCCGAGCAAAATGGCGATGCCGCGACCCTATCGAAGCAGCACAACGAATCTTGAATATGGGCCTGGGCTTGAATCGTCACCAAAATCGAAGTCGACACCGGTTACGCCAGCGGCAAGGCCATCCTTTCAGCCGTGGTCTCGGTCTTATCAACGTCTCCCTCCAGAACAGAGAGCCTCACCACTACAACGACAGGCCGTCTCACCGCGACCCCCGAATGACATAACCCCCAGAGGTTCAATCGAATTCCCGACCTCGAGATCGCCAAGTTTCACCAATATTTCGGGTTATACTTTGCGCTCGCGTGGATCTGGCTCGAAGCTCCCCTTGCCGGTTACACCGTCTCGAAGTGAAACGCCGAATCTCAATCGTGACCAAAGCCTCACGGATAGCAGCATGTCCTCATCAGTATTCTCTCGACACAGCATCGAGACAAATCCAACACCTCTGCAAAGCAGCCCAGCCCTGGACCGCAACCCGCTTCCTATGGACTCTGCAAAAGGACCTCAATGGGGCCAATTGTCCAGACAGCCCGATCAACCCGATGCGAGAGCGGTGACCCCTGAACCCCGGCCAGCGCCGTCAGAGTCGAGCAGCCCTGCCTTCTCAATGCCATTTTCTACTATGTCATCCCCGAGAACTCTTCGGTCCGACCTCGCAAGCATCGACGGCGATCAGACACGCCGACCATCTGTGCCCTCACTCCAATCGTTAAAGAGCTGGGCTGAAGTCGCAAACGAAGGGAAAAAGACGCTGAAGATGATTACTCGACCACGCGCGCATTCGAATAGGTCTAATAGACAGCTGGAGGCAGAATCTGTCTCAGAACATGTATCATGA